A genomic stretch from Bos javanicus breed banteng chromosome 3, ARS-OSU_banteng_1.0, whole genome shotgun sequence includes:
- the LOC133244459 gene encoding small ribosomal subunit protein uS15-like, which yields MGRMRAPGKGLSQSALPYRRSVPTWLKLTSDNVKEQIYKLAKKGLTPSQIRVILRDSHGVVQVHFVTGNRILRILKSKRLAPDLPEDLYHLIKKAIAIQKHLERNRKDKDAKLRLILIESHIHQLAQYYKNK from the coding sequence ATGGGGCGCATGCGCGCTCCCGGGAAGGGCCTGTCCCAGTCGGCTCTGCCCTATCGCCGCAGCGTCCCCACCTGGTTGAAGCTCACTTCTGACAACGTGAAGGAGCAGATCTACAAACTGGCCAAGAAGGGCCTGACTCCTTCACAGATCCGTGTGATCCTGAGAGACTCTCATGGTGTTGTGCAAGTACATTTTGTGACAGGCAACAGAATCCTGAGAATTCTTAAGTCCAAAAGACTTGCTCCTGATCTCCCTGAGGATCTCTATCATTTAATTAAGAAAGCTATTGCTATCCAAAAGCATCTTGAGAGGAACAGAAAGGATAAAGATGCTAAATTACGTCTGATTCTGATTGAGAGCCATATTCACCAGTTGGCTCAATACTACAAGAACAAATGA